In Legionella sp. PATHC035, a genomic segment contains:
- a CDS encoding protein kinase domain-containing protein: MKYIDFDEIWDNTKPPLFLDEKVAKFLFKQKEDVNFFASQQDSLVPTKSKSKSKLSIFESDPQFSFSHSLVLSGKNQWHVIANAHKGKGGFGSVNESKYKIVVTHGPKKKQYQAQLMPVNDVVKIQRLSKETSYAELLKRTEREAFRQKKHGVNVIGVVGAKDRVITILEDCGTSLDKLLPFSPSHHYSFQFRLEVAARIASEMLLLQQKGVVHRDLKPANICYKKLSNGQFQIIFIDFGLAEDVDSKNNLKRSGTPAYMAPEVLLGEGSTYQSDMYAFSAILGEIFGAKNVLKYKESAATVPELASAPYCLEGLFTGYDVSEIDPYLLEDIKTLLYRLQSRKPTDRPMIDEVNKFFITLPARMDAYKNFSDNWAKMVECFKEFEGYHQKMNLLVSQHELVPFGVNPLYEHNALSHRFNRAMLEKRAVIYKEISRFALPQSHYELAKRLIKENRRADFDDQDNPYPNVEKVIDLLQQENLKFKKAMDSFNDCVWSIVEGKQLAKKFIKTNSTGMRKIASILCSQLSPLEQLEQLKKIGQSKIEPGFFYFFSHSKIFGKGRHQNIEKFYQKLAQIDPEKEEAEYCAKEQLDEIAQFIQSTTTFTH; the protein is encoded by the coding sequence ATGAAGTACATTGATTTTGACGAAATATGGGATAATACAAAGCCACCTCTTTTTCTGGATGAAAAAGTTGCTAAATTTTTATTTAAGCAAAAAGAAGACGTCAACTTTTTTGCCTCGCAGCAAGACAGTCTTGTGCCAACAAAATCAAAATCAAAATCAAAATTAAGTATCTTTGAGAGTGACCCCCAATTTTCCTTTAGCCACAGCCTGGTTCTCTCCGGTAAAAATCAATGGCATGTTATTGCTAACGCCCACAAAGGGAAGGGCGGTTTTGGTTCGGTTAATGAATCAAAATATAAAATCGTAGTGACGCATGGTCCTAAAAAGAAGCAATATCAGGCACAACTCATGCCAGTTAACGATGTGGTCAAAATACAAAGGCTATCGAAGGAAACCTCCTACGCAGAGCTATTGAAGCGAACCGAAAGAGAAGCATTTAGACAAAAAAAGCATGGGGTCAATGTGATTGGTGTTGTTGGGGCAAAAGACCGGGTCATTACCATCCTTGAAGATTGTGGGACTAGCCTGGATAAGCTATTGCCCTTTAGTCCCAGCCATCACTATTCGTTTCAGTTTCGCTTGGAAGTCGCGGCCAGGATAGCCAGTGAAATGCTTTTATTACAACAAAAAGGTGTGGTGCATCGCGATCTTAAGCCCGCTAACATTTGTTACAAGAAATTGTCTAATGGACAATTTCAGATTATTTTTATTGATTTTGGTTTGGCCGAAGATGTTGATTCAAAGAATAACCTAAAACGTTCAGGAACGCCTGCTTATATGGCCCCGGAAGTACTTCTTGGGGAGGGCAGCACTTATCAATCCGATATGTATGCTTTCTCAGCGATATTGGGCGAGATCTTTGGGGCTAAAAATGTTTTAAAATATAAAGAATCAGCTGCAACGGTGCCCGAGTTAGCCTCAGCACCGTATTGTCTGGAAGGTCTTTTTACTGGTTATGATGTATCCGAAATTGATCCTTATCTTTTAGAAGACATAAAGACATTACTCTACCGTTTACAAAGTAGAAAACCCACAGACCGCCCGATGATTGATGAAGTCAATAAATTCTTTATTACGCTGCCCGCCAGGATGGATGCCTATAAAAATTTTAGTGATAATTGGGCAAAGATGGTTGAATGCTTTAAGGAATTTGAAGGCTACCATCAGAAAATGAACTTGTTAGTGTCACAACATGAATTAGTCCCATTCGGAGTGAACCCACTTTATGAACATAACGCACTGAGTCATAGATTCAATCGAGCGATGCTCGAAAAAAGGGCGGTCATTTATAAAGAAATTTCAAGATTTGCTTTACCTCAATCACATTATGAATTGGCAAAAAGATTAATTAAAGAAAATCGAAGGGCTGATTTTGATGATCAAGACAATCCTTATCCTAATGTGGAAAAAGTAATTGACCTGTTGCAGCAGGAAAACTTGAAATTTAAGAAAGCTATGGACAGTTTTAATGACTGTGTTTGGAGCATTGTAGAGGGAAAACAACTCGCAAAGAAATTTATTAAGACAAACAGCACCGGAATGAGAAAAATTGCCAGCATTTTGTGTTCTCAACTATCCCCTTTAGAGCAATTGGAACAATTGAAAAAAATTGGTCAGTCAAAGATTGAACCAGGATTTTTCTACTTTTTCAGCCATTCCAAGATTTTTGGTAAAGGTCGACATCAGAATATAGAGAAATTTTATCAAAAGCTTGCGCAAATCGATCCGGAAAAGGAGGAAGCAGAGTATTGTGCCAAAGAGCAATTGGATGAAATCGCTCAATTTATTCAAAGCACAACAACCTTCACGCATTAA
- a CDS encoding alpha/beta fold hydrolase, with the protein MQTSCGTLSIWEENPEKPVSLLFLHGHCTNKKFFAQQMNADIFKSYHRIALDLPGYGESKPPVDPTRTYSFPGFAEVVVEVVQRLALKQLIVIGWSLGGHVALEMTSKLPQLLGIFITGTPPFEVSLQGLQKGFKALEPEIMACFGKRELTRDEAKLLAKVSGYDGSTAKEFLVDAILATDEGARFLYPQSIINGVGQNQCQIIAEWDKPIAVVAGEKDIAINYDYVRNELQFKNLWRNQIHTLVNAGHATMLDQADRFNQLIEEFIEDVTQAKNS; encoded by the coding sequence ATGCAAACCTCTTGCGGCACTCTTTCTATATGGGAAGAGAATCCAGAAAAGCCGGTATCCTTGTTGTTTCTTCATGGTCACTGCACCAATAAAAAATTTTTCGCCCAACAAATGAATGCGGATATTTTTAAATCCTATCATCGAATTGCCCTCGATTTGCCAGGTTATGGTGAGAGTAAACCGCCTGTTGATCCTACAAGAACCTATAGTTTTCCTGGTTTTGCAGAAGTGGTTGTCGAAGTAGTTCAACGATTGGCATTAAAGCAATTGATTGTCATTGGCTGGTCACTTGGAGGGCATGTTGCTTTGGAAATGACATCCAAGCTCCCTCAATTGCTTGGAATATTCATCACAGGGACACCACCTTTTGAGGTATCGCTCCAAGGTCTCCAAAAAGGGTTTAAAGCACTTGAGCCTGAAATTATGGCCTGTTTTGGTAAAAGGGAGTTGACCCGAGATGAAGCAAAGTTACTTGCAAAAGTATCGGGTTATGACGGCAGTACCGCAAAAGAGTTTTTGGTTGATGCCATACTTGCTACAGATGAGGGAGCACGGTTCCTTTATCCTCAATCCATTATCAACGGAGTGGGACAAAATCAATGTCAGATTATTGCGGAATGGGACAAACCAATTGCCGTAGTGGCCGGAGAAAAAGACATCGCAATCAATTATGATTACGTGCGGAATGAGCTGCAATTTAAAAATCTTTGGCGCAACCAAATACATACTCTTGTTAATGCAGGACATGCAACAATGCTGGATCAAGCGGATCGATTTAATCAATTAATTGAAGAATTTATCGAAGACGTAACTCAAGCTAAGAATTCATGA
- a CDS encoding thioester reductase domain-containing protein — protein MGEGYTSLVDLLEKKAADKPDFPLYTFIDRKIQENKSLTYRELAEQARKIASILFEVAKLGDRVLIIYPPGLDFIAAFFGCLYAGTIAVPSYSPSTKDWAEKLQHIIKNSGAEVVLTTKEFVQQIKKLKGEYGDYEAIRFVTVEEWMNATDTWHSPALTENHLAFLQYTSGSTAKPKGVMISHGNLLHNLFAIKKATQLTEEDISVSWLPHFHDMGLIGGILQPVFSTIPAKLMSPLTFLQRPAIWLETLSHYRATATVAPNFAYDLCASEITEEEKSRLDLSNLQFVMSGAEPIRKATIERFIERFASCGFSPEFFYPCYGLAESTLMVTGGRRKQGVSSQWLDNNALNQGKVIHCDETHPDARSLINCGQAIDRCTLAIVNPETLQECPEKVVGEIWVAGASVAQGYWQAPAETSRSFNTRLANRALSFLRTGDLGYLHEGELYVTGRLNDLIIIRGCNYYPHDLEDTVHTCHPHLREHCCAIFSIEERDRELLVIVQEIKKNVQAPNFEEIIGTLRSTLLEKHGIDADVVALVGRNSVPKTTSGKTQRLLCKKKYLEEDLDFLCIDKRVSYEAGKQASKVASSEITHRLNAIFNRDLTILDKEKKLSELGLNSVKLAQLHEALSTLSGKDLSIEILLADPSLGDIIDLLHTGKTEKRLDLTSVDLAAEFHQYKHLVPHITCPPKSMPQHVLITGATGFLGAYLLRELLTHTNWRITCLVQAHSLAAGVSRVMKNMEYYGLWDSVFHERIKVVLGNLEKNNLGLFRQDWEYLADTVDLIIHGAAVLNFIYPYQQLMASNVLGTKHLIKLAGYKRLKALHYISTVGYFMSADLAEDVVIREQTELTPEDGIYGGYNQTKWLAERLVVHARSYNIPTIVYRPSLITGESQSGYWNHEDVVCRILKGCIELGAWPTLDVGFNFVPVDYVAKAITHFTMEKPYQADTYHLINPHEVEVAQLFGWIQAKGFKIKEVAYPAWEEMIQHNSSHLNHSFSPLRPFFTEKLVQKDRSLFDLYLHNNKATIDCTYTKNQLANHGIHCEKIDATLFNKYLDYLIDCGYLTHLREEVFAE, from the coding sequence ATGGGGGAAGGTTATACAAGTTTGGTCGATTTACTGGAAAAAAAAGCAGCAGACAAACCAGATTTCCCACTCTATACGTTCATAGACAGAAAAATACAGGAAAACAAGAGTCTGACGTATCGTGAGTTGGCAGAGCAAGCAAGAAAAATAGCAAGTATTTTGTTTGAAGTAGCAAAGCTTGGTGATCGCGTCTTAATTATTTATCCACCGGGTTTGGATTTTATTGCCGCTTTTTTTGGTTGTTTGTATGCCGGGACCATTGCTGTACCTTCTTATTCCCCGAGTACCAAGGATTGGGCTGAAAAACTCCAACATATTATTAAAAACTCCGGGGCAGAAGTTGTTTTAACCACCAAAGAGTTTGTGCAGCAAATCAAGAAACTAAAGGGCGAATATGGGGATTATGAAGCGATACGGTTTGTCACGGTAGAGGAGTGGATGAATGCAACGGATACATGGCATTCTCCTGCACTCACCGAAAACCACCTCGCTTTTTTGCAATATACTTCAGGTTCTACTGCAAAACCTAAGGGAGTCATGATCAGTCATGGTAATTTGCTGCATAATTTGTTTGCAATAAAAAAAGCAACTCAGCTGACAGAAGAAGATATCAGTGTTTCTTGGTTGCCCCATTTTCATGATATGGGACTTATCGGAGGAATATTACAACCTGTTTTCAGTACCATTCCTGCCAAACTGATGTCGCCATTGACTTTTTTACAACGTCCGGCAATTTGGTTAGAAACCCTATCGCACTATCGGGCGACGGCAACGGTAGCCCCTAATTTTGCCTATGATTTATGTGCTAGCGAAATCACTGAAGAAGAAAAAAGTCGATTGGATTTAAGCAACTTGCAATTTGTCATGAGCGGAGCAGAGCCAATTCGCAAAGCAACGATTGAGCGTTTTATTGAACGTTTTGCATCGTGTGGATTTTCGCCTGAGTTTTTTTATCCGTGTTACGGACTTGCGGAATCGACCTTGATGGTTACAGGAGGAAGACGCAAACAAGGAGTAAGTAGTCAATGGCTCGATAACAACGCATTAAATCAGGGCAAGGTAATTCATTGTGATGAAACACATCCTGATGCGCGTAGTTTGATAAACTGTGGGCAGGCCATTGATCGTTGTACTCTTGCGATTGTGAATCCAGAGACCTTACAAGAATGTCCCGAAAAAGTGGTTGGTGAAATCTGGGTGGCAGGGGCGAGCGTTGCCCAAGGTTATTGGCAAGCACCTGCGGAAACAAGCCGTTCTTTTAATACGCGTCTTGCGAATAGGGCGCTTTCTTTTTTACGCACCGGAGACTTGGGTTACCTGCATGAGGGGGAGCTGTATGTCACAGGACGTCTGAACGACCTGATTATTATTCGCGGATGTAATTATTACCCCCATGATTTAGAAGATACCGTGCATACATGCCACCCTCATTTGCGTGAGCATTGTTGTGCTATTTTTTCGATAGAGGAACGTGATCGTGAGTTATTGGTTATTGTCCAAGAAATTAAAAAGAACGTTCAGGCACCGAACTTCGAAGAAATCATCGGAACTCTTCGCAGCACGCTACTGGAAAAACATGGGATTGACGCCGATGTTGTCGCACTTGTTGGTCGTAATTCAGTTCCTAAAACAACCAGTGGAAAAACACAACGTTTATTATGCAAGAAAAAATATTTGGAAGAGGATTTAGATTTTCTCTGTATTGATAAGAGGGTTTCGTATGAAGCAGGGAAACAGGCCAGCAAGGTTGCAAGTTCAGAGATTACCCATCGGCTCAACGCGATCTTTAATCGCGATCTTACGATCTTAGATAAAGAAAAAAAATTAAGTGAATTAGGATTGAATTCTGTGAAGCTGGCCCAGTTGCATGAGGCTCTTTCAACTCTCTCCGGTAAAGACCTATCCATTGAAATTTTACTTGCTGATCCTAGTCTGGGCGACATTATAGACTTATTGCATACAGGAAAAACAGAAAAAAGGCTTGATTTGACTTCAGTCGATCTGGCCGCTGAGTTTCATCAATACAAACATCTCGTCCCGCACATCACCTGTCCGCCCAAATCCATGCCCCAACATGTATTAATAACCGGGGCGACAGGCTTTTTAGGAGCTTATTTACTGCGTGAGTTATTAACGCATACCAACTGGCGCATTACTTGCCTTGTTCAAGCGCATTCACTGGCTGCCGGAGTGAGTCGCGTGATGAAAAACATGGAGTATTATGGACTATGGGATTCAGTATTTCATGAGCGGATTAAAGTGGTATTAGGTAATTTGGAAAAAAACAACTTAGGCCTTTTCAGACAAGATTGGGAATATTTGGCCGATACGGTCGATCTTATTATCCATGGAGCGGCAGTACTTAACTTTATCTATCCTTATCAACAATTGATGGCGAGTAATGTCCTGGGCACGAAACACCTCATCAAATTAGCGGGTTATAAAAGGTTGAAGGCATTGCATTATATTTCCACCGTAGGCTATTTTATGTCCGCGGATTTGGCAGAGGATGTAGTGATTCGCGAACAAACGGAGCTTACACCAGAAGACGGAATTTATGGCGGTTATAATCAAACCAAATGGTTGGCAGAGCGGTTGGTAGTTCATGCGCGTAGCTACAATATTCCAACGATAGTGTACCGACCGAGCCTAATCACGGGGGAAAGCCAATCCGGATACTGGAACCATGAAGATGTAGTATGTCGTATACTCAAAGGGTGCATCGAATTGGGAGCGTGGCCGACTCTGGATGTGGGGTTCAATTTTGTTCCTGTCGATTATGTGGCCAAGGCAATTACTCATTTCACCATGGAAAAACCCTATCAGGCGGATACGTATCACCTAATAAATCCACACGAAGTGGAGGTAGCGCAATTATTTGGATGGATTCAAGCGAAAGGTTTTAAGATAAAGGAGGTTGCCTATCCTGCTTGGGAAGAAATGATTCAACATAACAGTAGCCATCTTAATCATTCATTTTCTCCTCTTCGTCCCTTTTTTACCGAAAAATTGGTACAGAAGGACCGTTCATTATTCGATTTATATCTCCACAACAACAAAGCGACAATTGATTGTACGTATACTAAAAATCAGTTGGCCAATCATGGGATTCACTGCGAAAAAATAGATGCAACTCTATTTAATAAATACCTGGATTATTTGATTGATTGCGGTTACTTAACCCACTTAAGAGAAGAAGTCTTTGCAGAATAG
- a CDS encoding LysE family transporter, which produces MQEFLSISMLILLAAISPGPDFALVTKNSLLYSRRAGIYTALGVSVSLLIHASYCILGLALVISKSLLAFSIIKYLGAAYLIYIGIKSLLAKREMMKLEAHHGTHSIKRLQAFNQGLLCNLLNPKAIMFLLAFFTLVVKPGHSIVAELGYGVEIALIHMIWFSCLSYLLTHQYVKSNLNRLQFYIVKIMGGLLVAFGVRIASLSQAAMLPVALAE; this is translated from the coding sequence GTGCAAGAGTTTTTATCGATCAGTATGCTGATCCTGTTGGCTGCGATTTCTCCTGGACCTGATTTTGCTTTGGTGACCAAGAATTCTTTACTTTATTCCAGAAGAGCAGGAATTTATACGGCCCTGGGGGTTTCTGTAAGTCTCTTGATTCATGCAAGTTACTGTATTTTAGGATTGGCACTGGTTATTTCAAAATCGTTGCTTGCATTTAGTATTATCAAATATTTGGGGGCAGCGTACCTGATTTATATTGGCATTAAAAGCTTGTTGGCCAAACGCGAAATGATGAAGCTCGAAGCTCATCACGGCACCCATTCGATTAAGCGGCTGCAAGCCTTTAATCAAGGTTTGTTGTGTAATCTTTTAAATCCTAAGGCAATTATGTTTTTACTGGCATTTTTTACCTTAGTTGTAAAGCCTGGGCACTCCATAGTCGCTGAGTTAGGTTATGGAGTAGAAATCGCTTTAATTCACATGATTTGGTTTTCCTGCCTTTCTTATCTGTTGACCCACCAGTATGTCAAATCCAACCTGAATCGTTTGCAATTTTATATTGTTAAAATTATGGGAGGATTACTCGTTGCTTTTGGGGTGAGAATCGCCAGTTTAAGTCAAGCAGCCATGTTGCCGGTAGCATTAGCTGAGTAG
- a CDS encoding PP2C family serine/threonine-protein phosphatase — MTRIHQMTSLPHDQEIVCERVKAHGFGLYETMGARPSQEDAALACWYTPDHFNWLTPQDIGRRLWTSYHLVNHIGPPLLYGGSTASTTVYDGQRTLITATLADSLSFVVVYDIQKKLAGVIRLNSIIHHPNVELERIQRAGGVVFFERINGQLAVSRALGDFNFNAQVVCADASIDMNPLDKIYEQLEIREENVGKVQIIMTCDGFTEPLASQTRKEHEHWLFNCLSKLPSASEQQEHQLAKMLVNEALALGSSDNVSIGVQTLSQSSPFLIGIYDGHGGKSVSHYAAEHLGDIFDAQCVLSQEAYAQQSMSADKNFIIYYRDNKDHQWYEPLAEAEKKKRQVKRFGTSTVHAQLKLLRTETDRFLAKSGKKNTRDAQSVSAAVRRFCDFIDNLYRRFLDLTLDEQEFIECITYLLKNDGIERGITERFSFLSLDFKGCKQQVNIITKQEPLRQILMHLFSFL; from the coding sequence ATGACGCGCATTCATCAAATGACATCACTGCCTCATGATCAAGAGATTGTCTGTGAACGAGTAAAAGCCCATGGTTTTGGTTTATACGAGACAATGGGCGCTCGTCCAAGCCAAGAGGATGCAGCCTTGGCATGTTGGTACACCCCAGATCATTTCAATTGGCTTACTCCCCAAGATATTGGTCGTCGTTTGTGGACCAGTTATCACCTGGTTAACCATATAGGTCCCCCTTTACTTTATGGCGGTAGCACGGCGTCGACAACTGTGTATGATGGTCAAAGAACTTTAATCACTGCAACTTTAGCGGATTCTCTTTCTTTTGTCGTAGTTTATGACATACAGAAAAAATTGGCAGGAGTGATCCGTTTAAATAGTATCATTCATCATCCCAACGTCGAGTTAGAGCGTATTCAAAGAGCTGGTGGCGTCGTTTTTTTTGAGCGCATCAACGGCCAATTGGCCGTATCACGCGCGCTCGGAGATTTTAATTTTAATGCCCAGGTCGTTTGTGCTGATGCGAGTATCGACATGAACCCACTGGATAAAATTTATGAACAACTGGAAATTCGGGAAGAAAACGTAGGGAAGGTACAAATCATTATGACGTGTGATGGTTTTACCGAACCTTTAGCTTCACAGACCCGGAAAGAGCATGAACATTGGCTTTTTAATTGTTTAAGTAAGCTACCGTCTGCCAGCGAGCAGCAGGAGCATCAACTGGCAAAAATGCTCGTTAATGAAGCGCTTGCATTGGGCTCAAGCGATAATGTTTCAATCGGCGTACAAACACTTTCTCAGTCTTCCCCCTTTTTAATTGGAATTTATGATGGCCATGGAGGGAAAAGTGTTTCACATTATGCAGCGGAACATTTGGGGGATATTTTTGATGCTCAGTGTGTTCTATCTCAGGAAGCCTATGCGCAACAATCAATGAGTGCCGATAAAAATTTCATTATCTATTATCGAGATAACAAGGATCATCAATGGTATGAGCCTTTAGCTGAAGCTGAAAAAAAGAAAAGGCAGGTGAAGCGTTTTGGAACCAGTACGGTTCATGCACAATTGAAATTACTGCGAACCGAAACCGATAGGTTTCTAGCCAAGTCAGGTAAAAAAAACACACGAGACGCTCAGAGTGTCAGTGCAGCAGTGCGCCGTTTTTGCGATTTTATCGATAATTTATATCGCCGCTTTCTTGATTTGACCCTTGATGAACAGGAATTTATTGAATGCATCACTTATCTTCTAAAAAACGATGGTATCGAGCGCGGTATCACGGAACGATTTTCATTTTTGTCTTTAGATTTTAAAGGATGTAAGCAACAGGTAAACATTATTACAAAACAAGAACCATTAAGACAGATTTTAATGCACTTATTCTCATTTTTGTAA
- a CDS encoding methyltransferase → MQSQMDTPHIQLAIMSRWYVVSRALHAIAKLGIANHLASGPKKIDELAKLTESKPELLDRVLKFLTSYDLFNYDNGFYSLTELSKPLRDDDPHSMRDVLCMVDDVWWQAFAQLDASLKTGTPAFELQHGADFFSFLSQHPEKQQNFDRGMAKLSSYDETAISQAYNFSIFSSIVDMGGGRGGLLKAITSRYPELTAILFDTPAVIGQLDRNSFSKQVTLQEGDFFATIPQADAYVFKGVLHDFNDEMMYKILKNCAQQMSENATLFIAEQVMPDDTKPHPNKTMDLVMMVLLGGRQRTLSEWQKSIEPTGFTFKNSYPTNSLFTLMEFKPK, encoded by the coding sequence ATGCAATCTCAAATGGACACCCCTCATATTCAATTAGCGATCATGTCACGCTGGTATGTGGTTTCACGGGCATTACATGCCATCGCCAAATTAGGTATCGCGAATCATCTTGCATCTGGACCTAAAAAGATTGATGAGTTGGCCAAACTCACGGAAAGCAAGCCCGAATTGCTCGATAGGGTTTTAAAATTTTTAACAAGTTATGATTTATTTAATTACGATAATGGTTTTTATTCCCTAACCGAATTATCCAAACCGCTTCGGGATGATGACCCTCATTCCATGCGTGATGTATTGTGTATGGTTGATGATGTTTGGTGGCAAGCTTTTGCTCAGTTAGATGCCAGCCTTAAGACAGGGACACCTGCATTTGAACTGCAGCATGGGGCTGATTTTTTTAGTTTTCTTAGCCAACACCCAGAGAAACAGCAAAATTTTGATCGAGGGATGGCAAAATTATCTTCTTATGATGAAACAGCTATCAGCCAAGCATATAATTTTTCGATTTTTTCCAGCATTGTCGATATGGGGGGAGGCCGAGGAGGACTTTTGAAAGCAATCACCAGCCGATATCCTGAGTTAACAGCGATTCTTTTTGATACGCCGGCAGTGATTGGTCAATTGGATCGCAACAGCTTTTCCAAACAAGTTACCCTTCAAGAAGGGGATTTTTTTGCGACGATACCTCAAGCAGATGCCTATGTGTTTAAGGGGGTTTTGCATGATTTTAACGATGAAATGATGTACAAAATCTTAAAGAACTGCGCACAACAAATGTCTGAAAATGCAACCTTATTTATTGCAGAACAAGTTATGCCCGATGACACCAAGCCACACCCAAATAAAACGATGGATCTGGTGATGATGGTCTTATTAGGAGGACGGCAACGTACCTTATCGGAATGGCAAAAATCAATTGAACCGACTGGCTTTACTTTTAAAAACAGTTATCCAACGAATAGTTTATTTACTTTAATGGAATTTAAACCCAAATAG
- a CDS encoding diacylglycerol kinase has protein sequence MFHFIVKAILKIKEASIYSFAGLKAAFQDEFAFRLELYVGIIAIPTAFFVGKTSVERALLISTLLIVWVAELLNSAVETTLNRIDRAWNPLTKKAKDLGSAAVFITIVNALVVWVFIIISRF, from the coding sequence ATGTTTCATTTCATAGTTAAAGCCATTTTGAAAATAAAAGAAGCCAGCATTTATTCTTTTGCGGGCTTAAAAGCAGCTTTTCAAGACGAATTTGCTTTCCGCCTTGAATTGTATGTTGGGATTATTGCCATACCTACCGCGTTTTTTGTAGGAAAAACATCTGTTGAACGGGCTTTATTAATCAGTACCTTACTCATAGTTTGGGTCGCTGAATTATTGAATTCAGCAGTAGAAACTACATTAAATCGAATTGATCGCGCCTGGAACCCTTTGACTAAAAAAGCCAAAGATCTGGGTTCAGCAGCCGTTTTTATTACTATTGTCAACGCACTTGTGGTGTGGGTCTTCATTATAATCTCTCGGTTTTAA
- the ygiD gene encoding 4,5-DOPA dioxygenase extradiol, with amino-acid sequence MEIRDNWGSNTRMPLLFIGHGCPMHAIQNNKFTSSLQALGNEIPQPKAIVCISAHWLTEGSWVTHMPHPKTIHDFYGFPKKLFNISYPAPGSPETAELIQSIVTKTEIHLDDGQWGLDHGTWSVMRHVYPRANIPIVQLSIALEQPGEFHYQLGQQLQGLREQGILIVSSGNLVHNLSKISWECKSKPYDWAVEYDEWLKEKLITRDFTALISHYDETEAGQLSVPTTDHYYPMLYILGATRNEDELVFIYEGIENSSISMRTFLWG; translated from the coding sequence ATGGAAATTAGGGATAATTGGGGCAGCAACACGCGGATGCCGTTACTGTTTATCGGCCATGGCTGTCCTATGCATGCAATTCAAAACAATAAATTTACCTCCAGTTTACAAGCATTAGGTAATGAAATCCCTCAACCAAAGGCAATCGTATGTATTTCAGCTCACTGGCTCACCGAAGGTTCTTGGGTGACCCATATGCCACATCCCAAAACGATTCATGATTTTTATGGGTTTCCTAAAAAACTGTTCAATATCTCATATCCAGCCCCTGGTTCTCCTGAAACGGCAGAACTGATTCAATCCATTGTGACCAAGACAGAAATTCATTTAGATGACGGGCAATGGGGCTTGGATCATGGAACTTGGTCGGTGATGCGGCATGTATATCCTCGTGCGAATATTCCTATCGTGCAACTGAGTATCGCTCTAGAGCAACCCGGGGAATTTCATTATCAACTCGGTCAGCAATTACAAGGGTTACGTGAACAAGGCATTCTGATAGTCAGTAGTGGTAATCTGGTACATAACCTTTCCAAGATTAGTTGGGAATGCAAATCAAAGCCCTATGATTGGGCAGTAGAGTATGATGAATGGCTCAAGGAAAAGCTAATCACTCGAGATTTTACCGCTTTGATCTCTCATTATGATGAGACCGAGGCAGGTCAATTGAGTGTCCCCACAACGGATCATTATTATCCAATGCTCTATATTTTAGGGGCGACACGCAATGAAGATGAATTGGTTTTCATTTATGAGGGAATTGAGAACAGTTCGATATCCATGCGCACGTTTCTTTGGGGATAA